The Synergistota bacterium genomic sequence AAAGATAGCCTTTTATGATATCATTTTACAGCCCTTGGTTAGAAAGAGATGGTGATTATAAGATGCTCGATTTTTTACCTATAACCATAGAAGAGGCAAAGAAAAAAGGCTGGGATGAGCTGGATGTAATAATAGTAACGGGAGACTCATATATCGATCACCCCTCCTTTGGAGCAGCCGTAATAGGAAGGATCTTAGAATTTCATGGCTTTAGGGTGGGCATACTCCCTCAACCTGATTGGAAGGATAAAAACACCTTTAAGGCATTAGGAAAGCCTAGATTATTCTTTGGTATAACCGCTGGAAGCGTAGACTCCCTTGTAGCTAACTATACCCCCAACAAGAGAAAACGAGAAAGCGATGCTTATACACCAGATGGCAAGCCTGGTAGACGACCTGATAGAGCAACTATAGTATATGCAAATGTAGTCCACGAAATTTACCCTGATGTTCCAATAATACTAGGAGGTATAGAAGCAAGCTTAAGAAGATTTTCTCACTATGATTATTGGGAAGATAGAGTAAGACACTCCATACTTCTTGACGCCAGAGCAAAAATATTAGTGTATGGAATGGGAGAAAAGCAAGTGGTTGAAATCGCTAAGAGGTTATCGTTACAAAAGCCTTGGTATGAAATATATCAGACACCAGGAATAGTCTACTCATTAAGTGAAAAGGAGTTCGCTGAGCTTTTCAAGGATAGGAAGTTTTTGCTCCTTCCATCTTTCGAAGATGTATCTCAAGATAAGGAAGCCTATTACGAGTTTCAGCAAAAGCTTATAAGGGGATTAAGAGAAAGGTTAACGCTAGTTCAAAAGGATGGTAAAAGATATGTTATACAGAATCCACCTACCATTTATACTACCGAAGATCTTGACTTAGTTTATTCTTTACCCTTTAAGAGGCTACCTCATCCCTCTTACAAGGAGAGGATTCCCGCCTTAGATACGGTAATTACATCTATAACATCTCATAGGGGATGTTTCGGAAGTTGCACATTCTGCTCCCTGAATATCCATCAAGGTTGGCAAGTAATATC encodes the following:
- a CDS encoding YgiQ family radical SAM protein, translating into MLDFLPITIEEAKKKGWDELDVIIVTGDSYIDHPSFGAAVIGRILEFHGFRVGILPQPDWKDKNTFKALGKPRLFFGITAGSVDSLVANYTPNKRKRESDAYTPDGKPGRRPDRATIVYANVVHEIYPDVPIILGGIEASLRRFSHYDYWEDRVRHSILLDARAKILVYGMGEKQVVEIAKRLSLQKPWYEIYQTPGIVYSLSEKEFAELFKDRKFLLLPSFEDVSQDKEAYYEFQQKLIRGLRERLTLVQKDGKRYVIQNPPTIYTTEDLDLVYSLPFKRLPHPSYKERIPALDTVITSITSHRGCFGSCTFCSLNIHQGWQVISRSQNSILKEAFKLTSHKSFKGTISDIGGPTANMYQIKCKLNKIPGTCLKRECLFPEVCEYLELDYSAQLDLLRKVKDIPKIKHVFIASGIRYDLVLENENYLRDLIKEGFIGGHLSAAPEHVKDHVLEIMKKPSFKTYEKFVEIFERETKSLDKELYIIPYFISGHPGATIKDAWDLAIYVKNLGHYLEQIQDYTPLPLTVASCAFYTGFHTLRKEKIYVPKSYEERRLQRALVQWRDRKNKEFLLKNRDKIPFPLERIIK